The following proteins come from a genomic window of Flavobacteriaceae bacterium MAR_2010_188:
- a CDS encoding Acetyltransferase (GNAT) domain-containing protein, with protein sequence MELKIININEDKTKEIYASTDCQQLITSMEEIYPKIGFNKPWVGYFIFKNNQVVGTGGFTGQPKDGKVEIAYWTFKEFEGQGVATFACKELIAISKGADPTIIITAKTAPEYNASTKILQNNGFTFSEIVQDDEIGDAWFWTLEL encoded by the coding sequence ATGGAATTGAAAATTATAAATATTAACGAGGACAAGACAAAAGAAATTTATGCCTCGACTGATTGCCAACAATTAATCACTTCAATGGAGGAAATTTACCCAAAAATTGGTTTCAACAAGCCTTGGGTTGGTTACTTTATTTTTAAGAACAATCAAGTCGTTGGTACTGGCGGTTTTACTGGACAACCTAAAGATGGAAAAGTTGAAATAGCATACTGGACGTTCAAAGAATTTGAAGGTCAAGGAGTTGCTACTTTTGCATGTAAAGAGCTAATTGCAATTTCAAAAGGGGCTGACCCGACAATAATTATTACTGCTAAAACGGCACCAGAATACAACGCTTCCACAAAGATTTTACAGAACAATGGTTTTACGTTTTCCGAAATTGTGCAAGACGATGAAATTGGAGACGCTTGGTTCTGGACCCTTGAACTTTAG
- a CDS encoding Imidazolonepropionase — MKKVLLLSISIILFSIRSNAQDKTAIICGKLITAEDNEVYNNTVIIIAADKIVEIGTRDIIKPDYKIIDLTEYTVLPGLIDAHVHPLIYGDDYQVNHLKGSSAFNALRGLKTVQNWLNEGWTSIRVAGDADTQYAHFEIRDAINAGLFDGPRIYGAGHYLSVTGGGGDINFFSPHQSVISDGLVVDGVDEIQKAIREEIKYGSDWIKLLVTGAFMSEGDDPKNVQFSDEEIIAAVEEAKRRGIPVMAHAHATEGINKAIKFGARSIEHGTFLNDESIDLFLEYDVFLIPTVSVGEYGLETWKDSKAQAKMYELTKKFREDSWKMYSKSIERGVKIGVGSDNVGFPPNFAATEFRLLVKLGMTPLQAIMAGTKVNAELLMKDDEIGSIKVGKLADIIATKENPLDDISELSRVEFVMKGGKVIKAIK; from the coding sequence ATGAAAAAAGTACTACTATTATCAATTTCAATAATTCTATTTTCTATTAGGTCAAATGCTCAAGATAAAACAGCTATCATTTGTGGTAAGCTTATAACTGCAGAAGATAATGAGGTTTACAACAATACTGTAATCATCATCGCAGCAGATAAAATTGTAGAAATTGGTACTAGAGATATAATTAAGCCAGATTACAAAATAATTGATTTAACCGAATATACAGTACTACCTGGACTTATAGACGCTCATGTGCATCCATTAATATATGGTGATGATTACCAAGTAAATCATTTGAAAGGATCATCTGCCTTTAATGCTCTTAGAGGTTTAAAGACGGTGCAAAATTGGCTTAATGAAGGTTGGACTTCAATAAGAGTAGCTGGTGATGCCGATACACAATATGCCCATTTTGAAATCAGGGATGCCATAAATGCTGGTTTATTTGATGGTCCGAGAATCTATGGAGCCGGACATTACTTGTCTGTAACAGGGGGTGGTGGTGATATTAATTTTTTTTCACCTCATCAATCGGTGATTTCTGATGGGCTAGTAGTTGATGGAGTAGATGAGATTCAAAAGGCTATTCGGGAAGAAATAAAATATGGGAGTGACTGGATCAAGCTCCTGGTTACTGGGGCTTTTATGTCAGAAGGGGACGATCCGAAAAACGTCCAATTTAGTGATGAAGAAATAATTGCTGCAGTCGAGGAAGCAAAAAGGAGAGGTATTCCTGTTATGGCTCACGCACATGCTACTGAAGGCATCAATAAAGCAATAAAGTTTGGAGCAAGATCCATAGAACATGGCACCTTCCTGAACGATGAAAGTATTGATCTCTTTTTAGAGTATGATGTATTCCTAATCCCTACTGTCAGTGTAGGTGAGTATGGACTTGAAACCTGGAAAGACAGTAAGGCACAGGCTAAAATGTATGAGTTAACCAAAAAATTTCGCGAGGACTCTTGGAAGATGTATTCGAAATCAATAGAAAGAGGTGTGAAAATTGGGGTAGGTTCTGACAATGTTGGGTTTCCTCCTAATTTTGCGGCTACGGAATTTCGGTTGCTCGTCAAATTGGGTATGACGCCTCTTCAAGCAATAATGGCAGGTACAAAGGTAAATGCAGAGTTACTTATGAAAGATGATGAAATTGGAAGCATCAAGGTCGGTAAATTGGCAGATATTATAGCCACTAAAGAAAATCCTCTTGATGATATCTCTGAATTGTCGCGAGTGGAATTTGTCATGAAAGGCGGAAAAGTCATTAAGGCAATTAAATAG
- a CDS encoding proteic killer suppression protein has protein sequence MISSFGSKQTEQIWNGIRVKQMPIEIQNVGRRKLRMLNNSQDITDLRITPSNRLEKLTGKLNEFYSIRINKQWRIIFIWNKGNASEVETRLPDGQVIDYH, from the coding sequence ATGATATCATCCTTTGGCTCGAAACAGACCGAACAGATTTGGAACGGAATCCGTGTAAAACAAATGCCGATTGAAATCCAGAACGTTGGACGTCGGAAATTAAGAATGTTGAACAACTCGCAGGACATTACCGACTTGCGAATTACACCATCCAACCGACTGGAAAAACTGACTGGAAAATTAAACGAATTTTACAGCATTCGGATTAATAAACAATGGCGGATAATCTTCATTTGGAACAAGGGAAACGCAAGCGAGGTGGAAACCCGCCTGCCGGACGGGCAGGTAATTGATTATCACTAA
- a CDS encoding addiction module antidote protein, HigA family: MEKLANVHPGEILNYEFLEPLEITAYRLSKDLKIPQTRISEIIKGNRRITADTALRLSKYFGNSAKFWLGIQDDYDIEQEKESKESELNEIKHYENKNLA; the protein is encoded by the coding sequence ATGGAAAAATTAGCAAATGTACATCCAGGAGAAATCTTGAATTATGAATTTCTTGAGCCACTCGAAATTACTGCATACCGACTTTCAAAGGATTTGAAAATACCGCAGACACGAATTTCTGAAATCATAAAGGGAAATCGACGAATTACAGCAGACACGGCTTTGCGATTGAGTAAATATTTTGGTAATTCTGCCAAATTCTGGCTTGGAATCCAAGATGATTATGACATTGAGCAGGAAAAGGAATCAAAAGAATCGGAACTCAACGAAATAAAGCATTACGAGAATAAAAACCTTGCCTAA
- a CDS encoding Phage derived protein Gp49-like: MRKAQIVNDNDLFKKLNDNVWEFRTLHNKTKYRLFAFWDKTNKTETLVISTHGIEKKTAKTPKKEIEKTERIMKQYFDAKN, translated from the coding sequence ATGCGAAAAGCTCAAATTGTCAATGACAACGATCTTTTCAAGAAACTCAATGACAACGTTTGGGAATTTAGAACTCTTCACAACAAAACCAAATACAGACTTTTTGCATTTTGGGATAAAACCAATAAGACCGAAACTCTTGTCATATCAACTCACGGAATTGAAAAGAAGACGGCCAAAACACCAAAAAAGGAAATTGAAAAGACAGAGCGGATAATGAAACAATATTTTGATGCCAAAAATTAA
- a CDS encoding Helix-turn-helix → MPKINDMENKGMKTYSLDDVTDKYIGKKGTPKREEFENELRLDLIGHAIKQARKERNLTQAQLGELVGVQKAQISKIENNLTDARFDTILKVFKALNAKINFNVELLNQNLNLT, encoded by the coding sequence ATGCCAAAAATTAATGATATGGAAAATAAAGGAATGAAAACTTATAGTCTGGATGATGTAACCGATAAATACATCGGAAAAAAAGGAACGCCAAAAAGAGAGGAATTCGAAAACGAACTTCGTCTTGATTTAATCGGACACGCAATAAAGCAAGCACGAAAAGAACGGAATTTGACACAAGCACAACTTGGCGAATTGGTTGGTGTCCAAAAGGCACAGATTTCTAAAATCGAAAACAATTTGACCGACGCTCGATTTGACACAATACTTAAAGTTTTTAAGGCATTGAATGCCAAAATTAATTTCAACGTCGAACTGTTGAATCAAAATCTGAATTTGACATAG